The stretch of DNA ctggttgttttctctttgttggACATTTAAAGTTGGAAAAaaaggaggagagaatgttaatatttttttttttaattataagtttCAGTTATTTGAAAGACTAAAAAATGAcagccaaaaaagaaaacaatatttaataactttaatatagtataaatgatgaaaatatgaaagtttaTTATACACacgaaaagaaaattaaactaacaaaaatttACACCTTATTTCAGTTCTATAGTTTACACctttattatttattcataaaattcaaaaattccactttaacaaaaacaaatccaaaagtTCCAACATTGCCGaatcttttatataatatatatcgtTATCTCAGTATTGGGTCAAGCTctaaagcaaaaagaaaagaaagaaaagagaataataacggagaagaagaaatcaagaaacaaaaatttaagaatatagGAACGAAAACTATATTAGTATAAAACTAAGtggattagataaaataaccCTTCAGTAATAGATTACTAATTCATACATTCTGTCAAAAAAACCTCGACGTATATGTAAACAAAGCCATATAAAACCTTGATTGGCTCGGCGACAGAAAGCTTGGCGacaaataaaagtgaaatttaGTTACTTGCTTAAATACAATGAAAGGACTttgtcaaataaaaataatcaaaaggaCTTTCTTAcaacataattaattttgatttaataatccACCCGATGTCGACACTCACTATAGCACGTTAATTCTATTTTCCaaagttttttgtttagaaaaatgtCCTTTTCTTAAAAAGAAGGAAATCTCTGGAcgtcaaaaagagaaaaactaaaTCTGTTTCTTAGAGAAAATATTGGAATACTTTTACTGTGGGAACGGAATTTTATGTTAGTTAAAAGAGGATTGTGTAAATGGAATAATCGAATTGTTTTAGTGTTTGACGATTTCTTGCCGTCAGCTTATGGCAGCAAACAGATATATTTAGAGTTTTTACTAAATCCAGTTTACATGGTAATCATATTTTATGGGTATTGTAAGAGAATGGTTTAGCACAATCTAGTCTTAcaataacatatttaaaattttgaatcaatctatatgaagaagaaaacttctTGAATTTATAGAGAAACCCATGTATGTGTCCTAGTATACTACTTACTTGGTTCCATGGAAACCTCACAACTGGTTCACCcgatctctatattattggccATGCATGATTTCATAACCTTAGCAAATTAGAGTTCTgagctttggttttgttttttgggttcatTTTGTAAGGCCtccaaatttttttctctttacacCCACCAGGTTTTTGGTCGCAATATATGTATCCGTCTTTAAAATTAATCGAAAGCTGATTACTAATACAAGGCTTTTGTGGCCCAATTTTATTTGTGTATGGTTCATGCATACATTAACTAACAAGACTAGCTAGagagttttgaattttattgcaagttacttatatatatatatatatttttattgaactTTCATATGTCATGGGGTGGCATGTGCAAGTTATGGCATAGGCTCGTGAAACCCACCTGACTGCATTCTTTGTTCAAACTTAACATGTTAAtgtgctttttaaaaaaaaagttacattaaAGCCTAAAATGTATAATtaagaatttgttttattttgaacaaaTGTCAAACAATGACAAGGGATCATTCCCTAACTAAAATATGTGAATATCGACGATTTCGATCTAGCGTTATAAAACCAACCGACCAGATTGCTTGTTCTTATAGATATTTGTGATCTGAATCATATCGATCGAGACCACCtcaaacaaatctcaaaatttaatatttttctttagtaaGACCATATATTCGGTCGATAATACAGAGGACAAGTTCTGGATGGGTCGTATGCAATCAATAACATCACTGATTAGAAATTCTCAGATCATAAGAATATCaaccaaaattctcaaaatcaaTATTACGTGTCTATATATTATCTCTGTAATTGGAAAATACCTTATGTTATACAACCCAACGACCAATATAATGATCCTCACATGTAAGGatcattatatgttttttacGGCCGATTTCTCCGGTTTTGATACAAAAGGGAACAAAATCGTTCGTCATACTGGATATcttgttagattttatttctgttattttttttataaagaaaaaagttgatgaacgatattttattaaatctaCGTAGTATGAATTCGATTATTTCGTTCGTAGTAGTACCAACAAAAAGGTAACAAAGCACATGTAGTTTTTGGAATAATTTAGTTTGAGGAGAATATCATGTCTACGAAAAAAGCATCATAATCTTTGACCGGTAtatatgataaattgataaatgATCGACTATACTTTAGATAAAGAGTTACTTGATTCATAATATATCTTAGGCTTTAATTAGATTGATAAAGTACTATTATTGCTGACAAGTGAAAAACGAGAAGTtgacacaaaaataaattttgaacaaATCGAAATTAACTttcatgtgtttgtttgttttaaaaaattttagaagCCAGATTTAGGAGTACTGTATATGTTACTCCGAACTGTTTTTTATCAGATGTCCCCGAACTGTTTTCCTATATATTTTGTTCCATTAAAGTAAACTAAGTTGGCCTAGGAGGCTAGGACTGAGTCTTTGACTATGTATTATATTGGTTTTCTCCGTTGCAATTTAACTAGTTTctgttaccttttttttttttttttgatcaaaactaGTTTCTGTTACTTAACGATCATTTGACTCAAAGAAGAACCTATTACACGTCACTTAAGAAAATTTCTGAACGTTGACTAGATTGAAATACAATACaaattgtaaaattaatgtgttatatatatatatatatatatatatatatatatatatacgtacatgGTTGATATTTGTGCACTGCAAgagatataaaaatttatgaactaTTACATGTAAACAATTCTTTTAGAAAATTGACATATACGTATTAACATTTTCATGGATATACACGTAGCTAGCCTTTATTGACATTACAGgagatagatatataaatatagccATTACAAATCGAAATTTGGATCAAGTGCACTTAATGAtacatccaaataaaaaattggcTTACAAATTCTCAGCCAAACagatataatataaagaaattaatataatatagtgatattaaaaaaaaaattaaaaagaatatagtgaataatattcaagaaaatgtatataatgTAATATACATTTTCCCAATATTAAAAAACGAATTATGTATTTTCAAATGAATAGGTGTAGGAAGATTTGCTTTGTCTTAACTTGGGACGATGAATTTAGTTTCATCGTTCATCAGGTACACGGTCGGTCCATGAAACCCGGAAAACCCAGTTAGAGACAGTCCTCTTCCTCAAACTCTTGATCCTTTCATGGCTGCTTTTGGATATCATTCTTCTACTATCTGTCGACTCTACGTACTCTTTGAGCCTCTTCATCGCCAAATCGAGTGTATCTTCACTCATGTTGGcgaaacaaaccctaaaccaacCCGGTTCAGTACAATGGCACGATGAACCGGGTGAAATATTTAGCTTGACTTCATATACAATCTTTTTCCAGAGCTCAAGCTCTGCTTCGAATGTGTTTGTGTCCAAGAGATGTCTCATGTCAACCCNNNNNNNNNNNNNNNNNNNNNNNNNNNNNNNNNNNNNNNNNNNNNNNNNNNNNNNNNNNNNNNNNNNNNNNNNNNNNNNNNNNNNNNNNNNNNNNNNNNNNNNNNNNNNNNNNNNNNNNNNNNNNNNNNNNNNNNNNNNNNNNNNNNNNNNNNNNNNNNNNNNNNNNNNNNNNNNNNNNNNNNNNNNNNNNNNNNNNNNNNNNNNNNNNNNNNNNNNNNNNNNNNNNNNNNNNNNNNNNNNNNNNNNNNNNNNNNNNNNNNNNNNNNNNNNNNNNNNNNNNNNNNNNNNNNNNNNNNNNNNNNNNNNNNNNNNNNNNNNNNNNNNNNNNNNNNNNNNNNNNNNNNNNNNNNNNNNNNNNNNNNNNNNNNNNNNNNNNNNNNNNNNNNNNNNNNNNNNNNNNNNNNNNNNNNNNNNNNNNNNNNNNNNNNNNNNNNNNNNNNNNNNNNNNNNNNNNNNNNNNNNNNNNNNNNNNNNNNNNNNNNNNNNNNNNNNNNNNNNNNNNNNNNNNNNNNNNNNNNNNNNNNNNNNNNNNNNNNNNNNNNNNNNNNNNNNNNNNNNNNNNNNNNNNNNNGACTCTACGTACTCTTTGAGCCTCTTCATCGCCAAATCGAGTGTATCTTCACTCATGTTGGcgaaacaaaccctaaaccaacCCGGTTCAGTACAATGGCACGATGAACCGGGTGAAATATTTAGCTTGACTTCATATACAATCTTTTTCCAGAGCTCAAGCTCTGCTTCGAATGTGTTTGTGTCCAAGAGATGTCTCATGTCAACCCAACAGAACAAACCAGCGTTACTTTTAAGACAAGTAACCCCTGCAGCTTCTAGACCGGAGACGAGTTGCTTCTGACGAATCTTGAGTCTTTTCTGGTTTTCGTCGAGGTATTTACTTGTGAACTTCTTGTCTGAAAGCAATGCAGAGAGAAGGTACTGTGTTTGAGACGACACGAGGCCGAAACTTGACATTTTTGTTGCAGCGGAAACAACCATTTCGTCGTTGGAGTATATTGCCCCAACACGAAAACCCGGTAAACCGAGATCTTTGGAAAGACTATAAACAACGTGAACCCGCTTGGAGACTTCGCTATTCTCAAGATTCTTGTCTTTTAAGACATCCATGACACTCACAAACTGTTCAAACCCAAAAACGGTACCTGAATAGATCTCGTCGCTTATGAGATGAATGTTTTTGGAAGAAATGAAGTCAACGAGAAGGTTAATTTCTCTTCTGGTCAACATAGTGCCAAGAGGGTTAGACGGGTTGGTAACAAGAACTCCTTTGACCTTAAGATCAAGCTTTTGAGCTTGTTGATAAGCTTGTTGGAGAGCTGACTCCGTTATTTGGAACCCATTAGAGCTTGTGCAATGAATAGGTACGATCTCTGCTCCCGTTCTCCATTTCAAATCTCTATCGAATCTGTACGcataagcaaaacaaatacCGTCAGCTCAGGTTTCTTGTGATacaagtaaattaaatataaaacctATGAAATTAGGATATAGAAATTACCCTGGGTAGTACGGAGTTGGTAAAAGGAAAGCGTCTCCGGGTTCGGCGAGACAAAACATGAGAGTTTCGTTGGCAGAGGTTGAACCAGCAGCTAGGACAATCTTGCTTGGATCAAATGTTACTCTATTACCTCTTATTTCCTCCATAAACTCTGCCAAAGCCTATAGAAAAATAAACACCCTATTAAGTTACTCGCGTCTTAAGTTACATATTTGTTGAAATGTGAAGGAGAAAAGGTTAAATACTTACTTTCTTGAATTCGGGTAGGCCATGATAGTCTTGGAAGAGAGCAAGCTCTTTGAAAATGGATTGGCCGTCCTTCTTGAGTCCGGCTGCGTCCGGATTCTTAGCTAACCATGTCTCTATGAGATCAAAACATAGCTGCATATAAAAAACATCATGCATATTAAGTACCAAAAGTACctttagcaaaaaaaagtaccaaaaaatacaataaagatTTGTCGATGTTggtcaaacacaaaaaaaaaagactcgaATTAGTTACCTGGTTTTCGGCAAGACCCATTTGGATAATCCCATCAGGGTTCTTGATTTCGTCGTAAGGGTTCTTCTCGTATTCTTCCCATCCCAAGAAGTAGGAAGAGTCTTGTCCATGACCATTGCTTGTCACTTTTGTCGAcagttgtttcatttttttttatagaagaaggaaaaactaattaaagaatGTTTGGTTTGATGAAAGATGATTAGTAATGAAGAACGAGGGAACGGTTTTGagagatatatatgttatattaggGTTTAGTTAGTTGGTGAAAAGTGAGATGTGGAATGTAGTTGCTTGAGGTATGTGGGaggtatatatacatttttattttgttcctttGAACAAGTTAGTTTAATTGTCTCGTCATGTGAGATAGACAACTTCCGTTTTTCACTTCACGTAACTAATAATTTATCAGTTATCATTTATTATATTCATTGAACtttaaaaaattcaagatttggtaCTAAAGAATATTCAACGTACTATTATTGAAAGTGTCAATTTGCTGTTTTAGTTCTATGACTAATTATATACTCTTATATATATTCTGCTAATCTTATACAAATCTAAACATATCTTTAAGTCTATGTCTATATAAAGTTAAACtcaataatttcatttttttttaaaagtttgtgtGCAATGGCCTAGCTATATTACATAGAACTGGACTAAACTGTTCTAAATTTTTGGAGGTAGATAGAATAATATTGTTTAACCCTCACTAAGACACTATAAGTCACTATTTTACAAAGCCACATGAGATAAAATAACAACTATAATAATGATTGGTGAAGTATATAGAACAGAGAAAGCTTTAAACTTtagtcaaataaaaataatttgtccATAAAACGCGTTTTCTGTCACCGCCCATACATGCATGACAGTGAATTAGCGaccaaaacaatacaaaatctatttttagaTCGAATGTCATGATGATGTGTTGGGTATTTCACCTTGTATTCCGGGAGTTACCTGAAATATATATCTGAAATGTTTATGATTGTTACTATGGTCGTATACTTAATTAGACTCATAGGGGCTTTAACATTTCACTCatcaaaaatatgtaaaaaatactCGAATTATGACACGTCATTAAATATACAAATGTATATCTAAACAACTTTTTCTGGATAAAATTTGCAATCTCAATTAATTGTTGGAAAAAGATATCAACAAGATCGAGTTTGGATATTTTGAGAGTATTGACTACCTTGCCGAAGAAAACGTAAACCGTAGTTACCGACAAAGGATATCATCAAAAAGAAATTTGCTCcatataattatacaattataGACTTATTAATCAATCTATACAACACTAACACAACAAGAGAATCAGATGAAAGATCTTGAATATTCTTTATTTGTATGATAGacagaaacacaaaacaatttaaAGAAGTTAAATGAGATCTCACCCATATCTACAACTTACACACTCACaaactcttttttataaaacaaaacaaaattatagttgGAGAACCGTATCGCCGTTTTGGGATATGTATCATCGTTTATAGAGAGGCAAAGCTATTTGATTCTTCATTCTACAAATCTTTATTTTGTCACCTTCACAAACTAACACCCCCAATCCGTTTATTTTAATacgaaaagagaaaagaaaaaaaaaaattagagactaaatttaaatatttggaTCTTTTAAGCCCATATTAACATCATCAGGTGAGACGACTTTCAGttactttacaaaaaaattggatttgtgTAAGGAACcacatgaaattaaaaaaaaaaaaatcaatctcttGCCACACcaagtttgaaaatttatacAAACCCATTTAAATTGTTAAGTTTTGTCAATTttcctttaaagtttaaaccataccAAATAGTTTATCATTTTACctaattttacaatttaaacGGTTAACCATTTTTGTGTGTCCAAATTAACTTGCCAAttgttatttgtatatatttcactagaaaataaaagtaaaattagaaaaataaatattttattttaataaaaattaactaaaacataaaaataaaaatcaacaccAAGATATACAAAATGAATGGTATCGTTCCTGACAACATAGTAGCAGACTATAagaattaaatactaaaatttaaatacttcttcttttatattaaataatttcaaactCCTCCTCAGCATAGTCTTTTTTGTCATCAAAATCTCTAAATAAGACTGATATATACACTATAAGAAAACATGGTGATTTCTTACAGCAGATCTCAAAGGAaattggaaggaaacacttgttTCTTACCATTTTCCTACGAAAAATAATGGAAGTAATAACCCGAAGGAAATCAGTTTTGGAAGGAATTTAGTAGAAAACATTTTCGTAAGAATTTTGTAGAAAAATGGAAAGATGCTTTCTAACAGTTTTCCTACCAAAATGTTAGTAAGAAACAAGTTCCTACTATTTGgatttaatttatcaaatttaaGATTTTGTACAAAATGTGTTAGTCATCCGATGATCTAGACGAATAACATGTATCTCCTATCAATTAGCCTTGATAAAGTCATTATGGTTAAATGATCGAACAAGAAGAGATATTCTCTATTTGTCTAATTAGTTTTTGACTAGGTTTGCAAAATTTGGATCAttagtgttgttgttgatttaaCAAAGGCATAACATGATAAAACCAACTAATgaattgtctttttttgttgcttcaaTGAACTTAAAAACACTgcaatatattatatgattatgatCATAAATCTATTGTGGCCAATTCTGAAAACAGGTTAATGAGTTGAATAAATCCATCATTAATGACAGTGAAATATCCATTATtgatgttttcaaaaaaaaaaaaaaaattaagattttgattatctatactagtatttttgcagcaacttttgataaaaaaatcattttggaaACAATTAGTATtcaatgcattgactttaatattagttatcAAAAATTTCACTGCATTAATTATaggtaatttttaaaaaaataaggaaatctttctacttatttaaatataaatatatgattctcttacatttttatttgaatttatattaaattatcttgaattattctgtaatacatttagttaataaaaattgtgattttttccagcatatgatgtaataaaaaaattttaaaacgaacatatattactcaatatatgaattaaaaaatacgggtacaatatctcacatcgcctaaaaaaaattggacaatggttcagaatcatactataaaagagaccaaaatgattcagaatacaaatgagtagaaaacttgatttatcaggcattcaaaattaaaaaacttttatttggtttattccggttctttattttaataaataacatatcaattcaatctaatatttataatacaaaacaataggtattaaaaattaagatgctatagtgcgagttaaaatatctcgggatcGGGTTATATAGCGGAacgggttttatcgatatttatataaatttaaaatatcattaattcggtgtttaacgggtaaaacatcatttcattattttgttaacactattgGTATCAGAGAATAAACATATCTAATtcaattgattaaataaatattatgtaaaaaataaactatattgcagtattatatggtttaaatcataaaattaacaattattatatgatatacatatttaaccaacaaatacaacttataatttaaatgttttagttataaataatttgctTAATCTAGTTAATGATAAATCTTCCGCATGTTAGTTAACTATAAGATGATTTGAGAGATACGGTATGTGAATTTATTCAGAATAAATACACATATCGAAAATATCTAAATGGATGTTCTTAGAAAAACGAGTAAACCCCTATAGAGACTATAATTTTGTTGTCCAATTCAGAAATCCACATAtggaaaattctaaattttgaacccaaaaaaaaataatccaaatgtaTGTGCAATAATAATAACGAAAAGTAAGAGAAGTAGAAGAGCCCATACAATATGGGCCTTAAAGAGAAGACTAAGCCCAAATTAATCAACGAAAAATTAAGAGACGAAACTAAACTACTGTATGACTTTTGTTCAGCTGTCTTCCTCTGAAAACAGAACCTGCAAATGCGGGAAGAAACAGAGTGATTAGATGAACCAGACGCCATGGAAGTTCAAATCTTTTCGAGACCTTCTACTAAAATCTGTAGCGGAGAGAGATCTCTTCACTGGGAAATCACTTCACGCACTCTACGTGAAGTCCATCGTAGCTTCTTCCACTTACCTCTCAAACCACTTCGTGAATCTTTACTCCAAGTGTGGTTGTCTTTCCTACGCACGAGCCGCGTTCGACTCCACGGAAGAACCCAATGTCTTCTCTTACAATGTAATCGTCAAAGCTTACGCGAAAGATTCCAAAATCCATATTGCACGTCAGCTGTTCGACGAAATTCCTCAACCAGACACTGTTTCTTATAATACCCTTATCTCGGGTTACGCTGATGCTAGAGAAACTGTTGCCGCGATGGTTCTTTTTATGAGAATGAGAGAATTGGGATTTGAGGTTGATGGGTTTACGTTATCAGGGTTGATAGCAGCTTGCTGTGGCCGTGTTGAATTGATAAAGCAGCTTCATTGTTTCGCTGTCTCCGGAGGGTTTGATTCTTACTCGTCTGTGAATAACGCCTTTGTTACTTATTATAGTAAAGGCGGGCTTTTGAAAGAGGCGGTGTCGGTGTTCTACGGGATGGATGAATTAAGAGATGAAGTTTCGTGGAATTCGATGATTGTGGCTTACGGGCAGCACAAGGAAGGAGCAAAGGCCTTAGCTTTGTATAAAGAAATGATCTTTAAAGGGTTCAAGATTGATATGTTTACATTGGCTAGTGTTTTAAATGCCCTCACGAGCTTGGATTGTTTGATAGGTGGACGTCAGTTCCACGGTAAGCTGATCAAGGCAGGGTTTCACCAGAATTCACACGTGGGGAGTGGTTTGATCGATTTCTACTCGAAATGTGGGGGTTGTGAAGGTATGTCTGAATGCGAGAAGGTGTTTCAAGAGATTCTATCGCCGGATTTGGTTCTATGGAATACGATGATTTCTGGATATTCAATGAACGAGGAGCTCTCTGAAGAAGCTGTGAAGAGTTTTAGACAGATGCAACGTATTGGACACAGACCTGATGATTGCAGTTTTGTCTGCGTCACCAGCGCTTGCTCAAATCTCTCCTCTCCTTCTCAGGGCAAGCAGATTCATGGCTTGGCTATCAAATCTCACATCCCTTCGAATAGAATTTCTGTGAACAACGCATTGATTTCATTGTATTACAAAAGTGGAAACCTGCAAGATGCAAGGCATGTATTTGATCGAATGCTGGAACTTAATGCCGTGTCTTACAATTGTATGATTAAAGGTTATGCACAGCACGGACATGGGACAGAAGCATTGCTTTTATACCAACAGATGCTGGACTCGGGTATTGCTCCTAACAATATAACCTTTGTAGCCGTTCTTTCTGCTTGTGCACACTGTGGTAAAGTCGAGGAGGGTCAGAAGTACTTCAACACCATGAAGGAGACATTCAAGATCGAACCAGAGGCTGAGCATTATTCTTGTATGATTGATCTTTTAGGCAGAGCAGGGAAGCTAGAAGAGGCTGAGAGATTCATAGATGCAATGCCGTATAAGCCAGGCTCTGTTGCTTGGGCTGCGTTGCTCGGTGCTTgtagaaaacacaaaaacatggcTCTTGCGGAGAGAGCAGCTAATGAGCTTATGGTGATGCAACCATTAGCTGCCACGCCGTATGTGATGTTAGCAAACATGTATGCAGATGCTGGGAAATGGGAAGAGATGGCCTCGGTGAGGAAATCAATGAGGGggaaaagaataagaaagaaaccgGGATGTAGTTGGAtcgaagtgaagaagaagaagcatgtgTTTGTGGCAGAAGATTGGTCTCATCCGATGATACGGGAGGTGAATGAGTATCTagaggagatgatgaagaagatgaagaaacttgGATATGTGATGGATAAGAAATGGGCAATGGTGAAGGAGGATGATGCAggcgaaggagaagaagagatgcgGTTAGGACATCACAGCGAGAAGCTAGCTGTGGCTTTTGGGCTAATGTCGACAAGAGATGGAGAGGAATTAGTTGTGGTGAAGAATTTGAGAATATGCGGGGATTGTCACAATGCAATCAAGTTTATGTCTGCAGTTGCAGGTAGAGAGATCATTGTAAGAGATAACCTTAGGTTTCATTGCTTCAAAGATGGCAAGTGTTCATGTGGAGATTACTGgtgataaattgataataattatgatttaaTTGAATAGGAAAATTTGTGTTGACGGATACAAACAATAAGTAGAAAAAAACTGACTTGTTACAAAATACAAGGAGAATATCGATTACGCTATTCTTTTTTGGGTGCGGCTCTACGTGTGAATATGCTTTAGTGTGGACCAGTAGGCTTGGTGGCTGCTGGTTAATGTAATGGCTTGAGGTGGAAGACTTGGCAGGCTGGTTTGTATAATCCTTTGGAAACAGCCTGTTCAAACTTCTTGCTTGGTGCTTCGTTTTCTTCTAGGTTTGTCTGGACGAAAAAGCGGTTCCACCACGATGCGCTACGCATTTTAGCCTGCCAACAATAATAAGAGTATAAGTATAAGGTCTTGTACTCGTAGTCTCTGTCTTAAAGAACTTTGTGAAAGATAGGTAACTGTTAATGTTTGAATCATGAAGAGGTGCTAATGACTAACTCCATGCTACACTAATGCCACTAAACAATAATGGGGAAGGATGGTTTCATGAATAATCATTGCGAGTCAGGAAAACAGGGTATCGTAAACTTACAGGTCGACCAAATTTAGACAATTCAGCAACTTTAGCTCTCTGCTGACCAGGGAGACCTAGAACAGTTGAAATTCAAGagttaaaaacaataaagatacgTTTTTTTATCATCAGCACCTTTATCAAGTTTTATGTTAGT from Camelina sativa cultivar DH55 chromosome 9, Cs, whole genome shotgun sequence encodes:
- the LOC104711493 gene encoding pentatricopeptide repeat-containing protein At3g49710, with amino-acid sequence MNQTPWKFKSFRDLLLKSVAERDLFTGKSLHALYVKSIVASSTYLSNHFVNLYSKCGCLSYARAAFDSTEEPNVFSYNVIVKAYAKDSKIHIARQLFDEIPQPDTVSYNTLISGYADARETVAAMVLFMRMRELGFEVDGFTLSGLIAACCGRVELIKQLHCFAVSGGFDSYSSVNNAFVTYYSKGGLLKEAVSVFYGMDELRDEVSWNSMIVAYGQHKEGAKALALYKEMIFKGFKIDMFTLASVLNALTSLDCLIGGRQFHGKLIKAGFHQNSHVGSGLIDFYSKCGGCEGMSECEKVFQEILSPDLVLWNTMISGYSMNEELSEEAVKSFRQMQRIGHRPDDCSFVCVTSACSNLSSPSQGKQIHGLAIKSHIPSNRISVNNALISLYYKSGNLQDARHVFDRMLELNAVSYNCMIKGYAQHGHGTEALLLYQQMLDSGIAPNNITFVAVLSACAHCGKVEEGQKYFNTMKETFKIEPEAEHYSCMIDLLGRAGKLEEAERFIDAMPYKPGSVAWAALLGACRKHKNMALAERAANELMVMQPLAATPYVMLANMYADAGKWEEMASVRKSMRGKRIRKKPGCSWIEVKKKKHVFVAEDWSHPMIREVNEYLEEMMKKMKKLGYVMDKKWAMVKEDDAGEGEEEMRLGHHSEKLAVAFGLMSTRDGEELVVVKNLRICGDCHNAIKFMSAVAGREIIVRDNLRFHCFKDGKCSCGDYW
- the LOC104711491 gene encoding 1-aminocyclopropane-1-carboxylate synthase 9; translated protein: MKQLSTKVTSNGHGQDSSYFLGWEEYEKNPYDEIKNPDGIIQMGLAENQLCFDLIETWLAKNPDAAGLKKDGQSIFKELALFQDYHGLPEFKKALAEFMEEIRGNRVTFDPSKIVLAAGSTSANETLMFCLAEPGDAFLLPTPYYPGFDRDLKWRTGAEIVPIHCTSSNGFQITESALQQAYQQAQKLDLKVKGVLVTNPSNPLGTMLTRREINLLVDFISSKNIHLISDEIYSGTVFGFEQFVSVMDVLKDKNLENSEVSKRVHVVYSLSKDLGLPGFRVGAIYSNDEMVVSAATKMSSFGLVSSQTQYLLSALLSDKKFTSKYLDENQKRLKIRQKQLVSGLEAAGVTCLKSNAGLFCWVDMRHLLDTNTFEAELELWKKIVYEVKLNISPGSSCHCTEPGWFRVCFANMSEDTLDLAMKRLKEYVESTDSRRMISKSSHERIKSLRKRTVSNWVFRVSWTDRVPDER